A genomic stretch from Mus musculus strain CAST/Ei chromosome 11 genomic contig, GRCm38.p6 alternate locus group CAST/Ei CAST/EI_MMCHR11_CTG1 includes:
- the Gm12185 gene encoding interferon inducible GTPase (The RefSeq protein has 51 substitutions compared to this genomic sequence): MGQTSSSTSPPKEDPPLTFQVKTKVLSQELIASIESSLEDGNLQETVSAISSALGDIEKVPLNIAVMGETGAGKSSLINALQGVGDDEEGAAASTGVVHTTTERTPYTYTKFPSVTLWDLPSIGSTAFQPHDYLKKIEFEEYDFFIIVSAIRIKQSDIELAKAIVQMNRGLYFVRTKTDSDLENEKLCNPMRFNRENILKSIRICLSSNLKERFQQEPPVFLVSNFDVSDFDFPKLESTLLSQLPAYKHQIFMSTLQVVINAIVDRKRDMLKQKIWKESIMPRAWATIPSRGLTQKDMEMLQQTLNDYRSSFGLNEASLENIAEDLNVTLEELKANIKSPHLFSDEPDTSLTEKLLKYIGNPYFSKVFHLQNYFIDTVASDAKIILSKEELFTEQHPPLNTATCQTSTGRTSQITAQLLEFNFKNFFKNFKKESKILSEETITLIESHLENKNLKEALTVISHALRNIDKAPLNIAVTGETGTGKSSFINALRGISSEEKDAAPTGVIETTMKRTPYPHPKLPNVTIWDLPGIGSTNFPPQNYLTEMKFGEYDFFIIISATRFKEIDAHLAKAIAKMNIKFYFVRTKIDQDISNEQRSKPKSFNRDSVLKKIKDECLGLLQKVLSSQPPIFLVSNFDVSDFDFPKLETTLLKELPAHKRHLFMMSLHSVTETTIARKRDFLRQKIWLEALKAGLWATIPLGGLVRDKMQKLEETLTLYRSYFGLDEASLENIAKDFNVSVNEIKAHLRSLQLLTKNNDMSFKEKLLKYIEYISCVTGGPLASGLYFSKTYYWQSLFIDTVASDAKSLLNKEEFLSEKPGSCLSDLPEYWETGMEL, from the exons ATGGATCAGACTTCCTCTTCTACATCCCCTCCAAAGGAGGATCCTCCTTTGACATTTCAGGTGAAAACCAAAGTCCTGTCTCAGGAATTAATCGCCTTCATTGAATCATCCCTAGAGAATGGAAACCTTCAGGAAACAGTTTCTGCAATCAGCAGTGCTCTGGGTGACATAGAGAAAGCCCCACTGAACATTGCAGTGATGGGGGAGACTGGGGCTGGAAAGTCCAGTCTCATCAATGCTCTACAGGGAACAGGGGCTGATGAAGAAGGTGTGACTGCTCCCGTTGGGGTGGTATATACAACCATTGAGAAAAAATCATACCCATACGCAAAGTTTCCCAGTGCAATACTATGGGACCTGCCTGCCATTGGGTTTCATCACTTCCAACCACATGATTATCTGAAGAAAATCAAGTTTGAGGAGTATGACTTCTTCATTATTGTCTCTGCTGGACGCATTAAACAGGGTGATGTAGAACTTGCCAAAGCTATTGTGCAAATGAATAGAGGTTTGTACTTTGTTCGAACAAAGACAGATCTTGATCTAAAGAATGAAAAACTGGTTAACCCTATGAGATTCAATAGAGAGAACATATTGAAGAGTCTTCGAAATTGCATTTCAAGTAATCTCAAAGAATGTTTCCACCAGGAGCCTCCAGTCTTCTTAGTCTCTAACGTTGATGTGTCTGACTTTGACTTCCCAAAGCTGGAATCCACCCTTCTCAGCCAGCTCCCAGCCTACAAACACCAAATATTCATGAGTACTTTGCAAGTTGTTATAAATGCCATAGTAGACCGGAAGAGGGATATGCTGAAACAAAAGATCTGGAAGGAATCCATGATGCCAAGAGCATGGGCTACCATACCATCCCGGGGactgacccaaaaggacatggagATGTTGCAACAGACTTTGAATGACTATAGATCTTCCTTTGGCCTGGATGAGGCATCACTGGAAAACATCGCTGAGGATTTGAACGTGACAGTGGAGGAGCTCAAGGCAAACATTAAGTCTCCACATTTGCTCTCAGATGAGCCAGATACATCCTTAACAGAGAAACTATTGAACTACATTGGAAATCCTTACTTTTCAAAGGTTTTCCACttgcaaaattatttcattgacaCCGTTGCGAGTGATGTTAAAATTATCCTCAGTAAAGAAGAGCTTTTCACAGAGCAG CATCCTCCATTGAACACAGCTACATGCCAGACTTCCACTGGCAGGACGTCTCAGATAACGGCTCAACTTTTGGAATtcaactttaaaaatttttttaaaaatttcaagaagGAAAGCAAAATCCTCTCTGAAGAAACCATCACTTTGATTGAATCCCATCTGGAGAATAAGAACCTCCAAGAGGCACTGACTGTGATTAGTCATGCTCTGCGAAATATTGACAAAGCCCCACTGAACATTGCTGTgactggagaaacaggaacagggAAATCCAGCTTTATCAATGCCTTGAGAGGAATAAGTAGTGAAGAAAAAGATGCAGCCCCCACTGGGGTAATAGAGACAACCATGAAGAGAACTCCATACCCACACCAAAAGCTTCCCAATGTGACAATATGGGACCTGCCTGGCATTGGGTCCACCAACTTCCCACCACAAAACTATCTGACAGAAATGAAGTTTGGTGAGTACGACTTCTTCATTATCATCTCAGCTACACGCTTCAAAGAAATTGATGCACATCTGGCCAAAGCCATTGCAAAGATGAACACAAAGTTCTACTTTGTCCGAACCAAGATAGATCAAGATGTCAGTAATGAACAGAGGAGTAAACCTAGGTCTTTCAATAGAGACAGtgtcttaaagaaaataaaagatgaatGCTTGGGTCTTCTCCAGAAGGTTCTCTCCAGTCAGCCTCCAATCTTCCTAGTCTCTAATTTTGATGTGTCTGACTTTGACTTCCCAAAGCTGGAGACCACCCTACTGAGGGAACTCCCAGCCCACAAGCGCCACCTCTTCATGATGTCCTTGCACAGTGTTACTGAGACTACCATTGCCCGGAAGAGGGATTTCCTCAGACAGAAGATCTGGCTGGAGGCCCTGAAGGCTGGAGTATGGGCCACCATTCCACTTGGGGGCTTAGTCAGAGATAAAATGCAGAAGTTGGAAGAGACCTTGAATCTCTACAGGTCTTACTTTGGGCTGGATGAAGCCTCACTAGAAAATATTGCCAAGGATTTCAATGTGTCTGTGAATGAAATTAAGGCACACCTTAGGTCTCTCCAGTTGTTAACAAAGAACAATGACATGTCCTTCAAAGAAAAACTGTtgaaatatattgaatatatttccTGTGTTACTGGGGGACCACTTGCCTCAGGCCTTTACTTTAGAAAGACTTACTACTGGCAAAGTCTCTTCATTGATACTGTGGCAAGTGATGCCAAGTCTCTCCTTAATAAGGAAGAGTTTTTGTCAGAGAAGCCAGGATCGTGCCTGTCTGACCTCCCTGAATACTGGGAAACAGGAATGGAGCTGTGA